From a region of the Lactuca sativa cultivar Salinas chromosome 4, Lsat_Salinas_v11, whole genome shotgun sequence genome:
- the LOC111910641 gene encoding protein NSP-INTERACTING KINASE 3 isoform X1 — MAKRERLLWVFGLLVLTWLNVSSATLSPSGVNYEVVALMAIKEDIEDPHNVLDWDFSSVDPCSWRMITCTDGSVSALGLPGQNLSGTLSAAIGNLSNLESITLQNNAISGSITSAIGKLWNLQTLDLSGNEFTGEMPTSLGDLKNLNLLRLNNNSLTGPVPESLSQLGGLTLVDLSYNNLSGSLPKISARTFKIIGNPLLCEHNSKNGCSIVFPEPLSLPPEGMRGGSSSGEKSHHLAIALGVSFSTAFLLVLILLIWWRYRKNQQIFFDVNDQYDPEVSLGHLRRFTFKELRAATDHFNAKNILGKGGFGIVYRGLLNDGTIVAVKRLKSDNNFGGEIQFQTEVETISLAVHRNLLRLWGFCSTENERILVYPFMPNGSVASKLKDEVNGRPVLDWPRRKNIALGTARGLLYLHEQSDPKIIHRDVKAANILLDEYFEAVVGDFGLAKLLDHRDSHVTTAVRGTVGHIAPEYLSTGQSSEKTDVFGFGILLLELITGQKALDFGRAVNQKGVMLDWVKKLHQDGKLNLMVDASLKNNFDRVELEEMVKVALLCTQFNPLYRPKMSEVLRMLEGEGLVERWEASQTIGTPRFRSLQSFPSKYADYIQESSLVLEAMELSGPR, encoded by the exons ATGGCGAAGAGAGAACGTTTGTTATGGGTATTTGGGTTACTGGTTTTGACATGGCTGAATGTTTCATCTGCAACTCTTTCTCCTTCTGGAGTCAATTATGAAG TTGTTGCTCTAATGGCTATAAAAGAGGATATCGAAGATCCACACAATGTTCTTGACTGGGATTTCTCATCTGTTGATCCATGTAGTTGGAGAATGATTACCTGCACCGACGGATCTGTTTCTGCTCT AGGACTCCCTGGTCAGAATTTATCCGGGACGTTATCCGCTGCAATTGGAAATCTTAGCAATCTTGAATCGAT TACACTACAGAATAATGCGATTTCGGGTTCAATTACAAGTGCAATTGGGAAATTATGGAACCTTCAAACACTTGATCTTTCAGGGAATGAGTTCACTGGTGAGATGCCTACTTCGTTGGGAGATCTCAAGAACTTGAATCTATT GCGACTAAACAACAATAGCCTTACTGGACCAGTTCCTGAATCATTATCCCAACTTGGAGGCCTCACTCTTGT AGACCTGTCGTATAATAATCTTAGTGGTTCTTTGCCAAAAATATCAGCAAGAACATTCAA AATTATAGGAAACCCTTTGCTATGTGAGCATAATTCCAAAAATGGCTGTTCGATTGTTTTTCCGGAGCCTCTCTCTTTGCCACCAGAGGGTATGAGAG GCGGATCATCATCCGGAGAGAAAAGTCATCACCTAGCCATTGCCCTTGGTGTAAGCTTCAGTACTGcatttctccttgttctcattttGCTAATTTGGTGGCGATATCGGAAAAATCAACAAATATTCTTTGATGTTAATG ATCAATACGATCCTGAGGTATCTTTAGGCCATTTGAGGAGATTTACATTCAAGGAACTTCGAGCTGCTACAGATCATTTCAACGCGAAGAACATTTTAGGTAAAGGTGGATTTGGAATCGTTTATAGAGGATTATTGAACGATGGAACGATTGTAGCTGTTAAACGGTTGAAATCCGACAACAATTTTGGGGGTGAAATCCAATTTCAAACCGAAGTTGAAACCATAAGTTTAGCTGTTCATCGTAATCTTCTACGCCTTTGGGGCTTCTGCTCAACTGAAAACGAACGTATTCTTGTCTATCCCTTTATGCCAAATGGTAGCGTCGCTTCTAAATTAAAAG ATGAGGTGAATGGAAGACCGGTTTTGGATTGGCCAAGAAGGAAAAATATAGCTTTAGGAACAGCAAGAGGTTTACTATATTTGCATGAGCAAAGTGATCCGAAGATAATTCATCGGGATGTGAAAGCAGCCAACATTTTGTTAGACGAATATTTTGAGGCGGTTGTTGGTGATTTTGGGCTGGCGAAGTTGTTGGACCACCGGGATTCTCACGTGACCACTGCGGTTCGTGGGACCGTGGGCCACATTGCTCCCGAGTATCTGTCAACGGGTCAATCGTCTGAAAAAACCGATGTTTTTGGTTTTGGGATTTTGCTTCTTGAACTAATTACGGGTCAAAAGGCATTGGATTTCGGAAGAGCTGTGAATCAAAAAGGCGTAATGCTCGATTGG GTAAAGAAGCTCCATCAAGATGGAAAACTGAACCTAATGGTGGATGCGTCTCTAAAAAACAATTTTGATAGGGTCGAGTTAGAAGAAATGGTTAAAGTTGCACTTTTGTGCACCCAATTCAACCCTTTGTATCGACCAAAAATGTCTGAAGTATTAAGAATGTTAGAAGGAGAAGGGTTAGTAGAGCGATGGGAGGCTTCACAAACAATTGGAACACCAAGATTTCGATCATTACAAAGTTTTCCTTCAAAGTATGCAGATTATATCCAAGAATCTTCACTTGTACTTGAAGCAATGGAGCTTTCGGGTCCTCGATGA
- the LOC111910641 gene encoding protein NSP-INTERACTING KINASE 3 isoform X2, translating to MAKRERLLWVFGLLVLTWLNVSSATLSPSGVNYEVVALMAIKEDIEDPHNVLDWDFSSVDPCSWRMITCTDGSVSALGLPGQNLSGTLSAAIGNLSNLESITLQNNAISGSITSAIGKLWNLQTLDLSGNEFTGEMPTSLGDLKNLNLLRLNNNSLTGPVPESLSQLGGLTLVDLSYNNLSGSLPKISARTFKIIGNPLLCEHNSKNGCSIVFPEPLSLPPEGGSSSGEKSHHLAIALGVSFSTAFLLVLILLIWWRYRKNQQIFFDVNDQYDPEVSLGHLRRFTFKELRAATDHFNAKNILGKGGFGIVYRGLLNDGTIVAVKRLKSDNNFGGEIQFQTEVETISLAVHRNLLRLWGFCSTENERILVYPFMPNGSVASKLKDEVNGRPVLDWPRRKNIALGTARGLLYLHEQSDPKIIHRDVKAANILLDEYFEAVVGDFGLAKLLDHRDSHVTTAVRGTVGHIAPEYLSTGQSSEKTDVFGFGILLLELITGQKALDFGRAVNQKGVMLDWVKKLHQDGKLNLMVDASLKNNFDRVELEEMVKVALLCTQFNPLYRPKMSEVLRMLEGEGLVERWEASQTIGTPRFRSLQSFPSKYADYIQESSLVLEAMELSGPR from the exons ATGGCGAAGAGAGAACGTTTGTTATGGGTATTTGGGTTACTGGTTTTGACATGGCTGAATGTTTCATCTGCAACTCTTTCTCCTTCTGGAGTCAATTATGAAG TTGTTGCTCTAATGGCTATAAAAGAGGATATCGAAGATCCACACAATGTTCTTGACTGGGATTTCTCATCTGTTGATCCATGTAGTTGGAGAATGATTACCTGCACCGACGGATCTGTTTCTGCTCT AGGACTCCCTGGTCAGAATTTATCCGGGACGTTATCCGCTGCAATTGGAAATCTTAGCAATCTTGAATCGAT TACACTACAGAATAATGCGATTTCGGGTTCAATTACAAGTGCAATTGGGAAATTATGGAACCTTCAAACACTTGATCTTTCAGGGAATGAGTTCACTGGTGAGATGCCTACTTCGTTGGGAGATCTCAAGAACTTGAATCTATT GCGACTAAACAACAATAGCCTTACTGGACCAGTTCCTGAATCATTATCCCAACTTGGAGGCCTCACTCTTGT AGACCTGTCGTATAATAATCTTAGTGGTTCTTTGCCAAAAATATCAGCAAGAACATTCAA AATTATAGGAAACCCTTTGCTATGTGAGCATAATTCCAAAAATGGCTGTTCGATTGTTTTTCCGGAGCCTCTCTCTTTGCCACCAGAGG GCGGATCATCATCCGGAGAGAAAAGTCATCACCTAGCCATTGCCCTTGGTGTAAGCTTCAGTACTGcatttctccttgttctcattttGCTAATTTGGTGGCGATATCGGAAAAATCAACAAATATTCTTTGATGTTAATG ATCAATACGATCCTGAGGTATCTTTAGGCCATTTGAGGAGATTTACATTCAAGGAACTTCGAGCTGCTACAGATCATTTCAACGCGAAGAACATTTTAGGTAAAGGTGGATTTGGAATCGTTTATAGAGGATTATTGAACGATGGAACGATTGTAGCTGTTAAACGGTTGAAATCCGACAACAATTTTGGGGGTGAAATCCAATTTCAAACCGAAGTTGAAACCATAAGTTTAGCTGTTCATCGTAATCTTCTACGCCTTTGGGGCTTCTGCTCAACTGAAAACGAACGTATTCTTGTCTATCCCTTTATGCCAAATGGTAGCGTCGCTTCTAAATTAAAAG ATGAGGTGAATGGAAGACCGGTTTTGGATTGGCCAAGAAGGAAAAATATAGCTTTAGGAACAGCAAGAGGTTTACTATATTTGCATGAGCAAAGTGATCCGAAGATAATTCATCGGGATGTGAAAGCAGCCAACATTTTGTTAGACGAATATTTTGAGGCGGTTGTTGGTGATTTTGGGCTGGCGAAGTTGTTGGACCACCGGGATTCTCACGTGACCACTGCGGTTCGTGGGACCGTGGGCCACATTGCTCCCGAGTATCTGTCAACGGGTCAATCGTCTGAAAAAACCGATGTTTTTGGTTTTGGGATTTTGCTTCTTGAACTAATTACGGGTCAAAAGGCATTGGATTTCGGAAGAGCTGTGAATCAAAAAGGCGTAATGCTCGATTGG GTAAAGAAGCTCCATCAAGATGGAAAACTGAACCTAATGGTGGATGCGTCTCTAAAAAACAATTTTGATAGGGTCGAGTTAGAAGAAATGGTTAAAGTTGCACTTTTGTGCACCCAATTCAACCCTTTGTATCGACCAAAAATGTCTGAAGTATTAAGAATGTTAGAAGGAGAAGGGTTAGTAGAGCGATGGGAGGCTTCACAAACAATTGGAACACCAAGATTTCGATCATTACAAAGTTTTCCTTCAAAGTATGCAGATTATATCCAAGAATCTTCACTTGTACTTGAAGCAATGGAGCTTTCGGGTCCTCGATGA